In Hymenobacter volaticus, the genomic window AAGAGGTCGGTGCCATTGAGCCGCACTGTGCCACGGCCAGCTAGCACCGTTTTTTGCACGCCCACCGACAGTTGCCCATACGAGCGAACAACCTGGAACCCGTACTGCTCTCTAGAGTTGTAGCTGGCATTCAGCTCGGCCGACCAGCCTTTGCCCCAGCTGAACGAGTTGTTGGCGCTCAGGATAGCACCCACCCGGCCTGGCAGCGTAGAGGAGCCCTCGAAAGTACCCTCGAAGTATACGTAAAACAGTTCAGCATCAGCGTACAACTGCCACCATTTGGTAGGAGCGAGGGGAGCCGAGAGCGTAAAAGCATAGTAATGCTCGGCCTGTAAGTTGTCATTTGTCAGCTTCACTGAGCCGTTCGGATTGAGTTGATACACAAACAGAATCGGATTGTCGGTGTAAGCATAGCTCAGGCCAGTCGTCAGCTTGTGGTAGGTATGCGTTACCTCGGCTTTGTAGTTGCTTTGAGGCCGCAAATAGGGGTTGCCGGCTTGATACGTAGTAGGGTCGATCCAGAAGCGAAACGGATTAAGCTGGTTGTAAGTAGGGCGGTCGAGGCGGCGGCTCAGCGAGAAGCCCATTTCGTGAGTTTCCGAAATGGTGCGGCGCAAGCTCAGGTTAGGAAAAAGCTGCAAATAGTGCCGGTCGAAATTGTTGTCGCCTAGGGTTTGCCGGCCAGTGGCGTTGGTTTGCTCGGCCCGCAAGCCAGCCGCAACCGTCAGTTTGGGCCCGGTGTGGCTTAGAGTAGCATAGGCCGCATTGATGTTTTCCCGGTATCGGAAGCCGTTCGACTGATCGACATCCAGCGTAGTTTGGCCATCAATGGTATTATAAAAAAGTACGTCGTTGTCGGAACGAACCCAGCTAACCTTGGCGCCCGCCTCGGCACGCAGCCCGTTCGGCAGAGGCCGCACGTAGTCTGCCTTCACTGACTGGATGGTAAGCGTGCCATCTTGGTTCCCGGTCAGCAAGGTTGGGCTCTGCTGAGGAAATTCATAGGTGGTGGCCAAGGACAGGTCCCGGTTGGTCCCATAGCGGGCCAGATCGGCGTCGAGGGTTAGCTCGGGGGTGCCAGCCGAATCAGGGCGGAAGGTGTGCCGCAGCGTGAAGTTGCCAGCCACATTGGGAGTGCGTACTTCACTCAGCGTGCGGGCTGAGTAGCGTTGCGTTGCGGTATTATTATCATCGAAAAACACCGAGTTGTTGGTGCCATCAACCGGCAACCGGCTGGCTAGCCCACTCACTACCGCCCCGATTGTGGTACTGTTGCTGGCAGTATAGTCAAGGCCCGCTCGCCAAGTGTGCGATTCTAGGTCGACGCGCCGCCCATTGTATTGGTTGGTACGTAAAGTCAGGAGCCCATCCGAGAGATACTGCCGGTCGAACGCTAGGTTCTGGAAGCCGTTTCGGTTTGTGTAGGCATAGGTGCCGTACACGTTGACAGCCTTGCTTCGGTGGTTGAGCGAGAGGTCGGTGGTGAATTTGCCGTACTGACCCCGGCCGTAGCTGGCGTTGGCACTGCCGTTGGTGCCGAGGCGCTGGTCTTTCTTGAGGTTAATGGCAATAATGCCCGCCCCACCTTGCGCATCGTATTTGGCAGGTGGGTTGGTGATCAGTTCGATGCTGCGGACTTGCTCGGCTGGTAAGGAGCGGAGCAACGTAGCCAACTCGGTACCAGTGAAGGGCACGCGCTTGCCGTCGAGCAGCACCAGCAGTCCCTGTTTGCCGCGCAGAGCTAGATTATCGTTGCCATCCACGGTCACACCGGGGGCCCGGCCGAGTACATCCAGCACGGTATTGCCGCTCGATAAGCTGCTATTCTCGACATTTACCACTGTCCGGTCGGGTAGCCGCTCAAACAAAGGTTTTTGACCTGTTACAGTTACTCCCTTAAGTTCAAGGGCTCCAGCCGTAAGGATGAGAGTAAGAGGTGGCACTGCTACTTCAGAAACATCGAGCGGCCCGAGCCAAACTCGGCCATAGCCTAGCTGCACGCCTGAAACCAGGTAGCGTCCGGGCAGGGTAGGAACCAAAGAGAAACGTCCTTGCGGGTCGCTGAACTCGGTTTTAACCGCTACCGAATCGAGGGCCCGATGCAGCGTGATGGTAGCACCTTCTACGGTTGCACCAGCGCTTGCCCGAACGATGCCCGCCACCGGCGCAAGCCGAACTTGGGCTACAAGTGGAGAAATAGGCAGCAAAAGCGCTACCGTTAGAAAAGCAAACCATCCCGACGATCGGGCGAAATCAAAATGCATGAGCACTTCCCGTTGAATGAAAACCCGGAGCGTGCAACAGGTGTGGTAGTAAAAGCATAAAGCGTAGTACTTTAAGCTTAGATAGGCATACAAGATAGCGGAGCTTAATAGTTCAGCTATTAGAGTAAAAAATGCAAACTACTCGAAAAAACGGAGGAAATATAACCATGTTATCACTGGAACGGTGTTTTTGCAGGCAACAAGTATAAAACCTGCTAGCCAGCCCAGATATTTTCTCTCTGTTAAAGACAGGTCATGTGTAGCTGAATGTTTCCACAAAAAAGCGGCCCTTGCAAATTTGCAAGGGCCGCTTTTTTGTGGAAGCAGGCTTCTAAGTTTACCGTAAAGCTTGCAGAGCGGCCTGTAACCGGGGTAGCGCTGCCTCAATGGATTCCAGTGAGGCGCCACCCACCGACATCCGAAACCAAGGGGCCGTATCCGAGGTGCCGAAGGCACTGAAGGGCACCAAAGCCAGCCGGGCTTCCTTAATAAGGTAGAAGGTTAGGTCTTTGGTGGTAGCCAGTACTTGCCCATCGGGAGTGGTCTTGCCAAGTACGTCGAGGCGGGCCGTGAGGTAGATAGCACCCATCGGCACCATCGAGTCAACGGGCAAACCCTGGCTTTTCAGGTCCTGCAATCCGTCGTGCAGGGCGTCGAGGCTGCGCTGAATCTTGGCTTTGAACTGCGCCATGAAGGCGTCTACCGCTGTTGCTTGGGGCAGGTACTTCGCCGTAGCAACTTGCTCGGCTTTCGGCGCCCAGGCACCCACGTGGCCCAGAATCGACTTCATCTTATCAACTACGTTGGCCGGCCCAAAGGCATAGCCCACGCGCACCCCAGTAGCTGCTAGGCACTTCGAGATACCGTCGATGTAAATGACATAGTCGCGCAATTCCGGGCGCAGGTTTACCGGGTCGAAATGCTCGGTCTCGCCGAAGGTGAGCATCCAATAAATCTGGTCGTAGAGCAGGTAGAGGGGCTTCTCACCGGGCTGGCGGCGCTGGTTTTCGGCCAACACTAAGTCGCATATCTCCAGCAGATTCTGGCGCGAGAAGACAGTGCCGGTCGGGTTGAGAGGGGAGCACAAGGCCAGCAGCGTGGCACCAGGTAGGTGCGGAGCCAGCTCGGCGGCCGTGGGCATGAAGCTGTTTTCCGGCAACGTCTCTACCATCACAGGCTCGGCGCTGGAAAGGTGGCAGTAGTGGTTGTTGTTCCAACTTGGCACCGGAAATACCACCCGGTCGCCGGGGTCAATGAGGGCAAGGTAAGTGGCGTAGATAAGCGGACGGGAGCCGCCGGCTACCAGTACGTCGTTGGGCGAATACTCTAACCCTAGGCGCTGTTTAGTGAAGGTGGTTGCGGCTTCGCGCAAGGCGGCCATGCCATTGGCGGGTGGGTAATTGGTGTTGCCGGCTTGGTAAGCTTCGGTGATTTCCGTTTGAAATTCCGCCGGAATCGGGAAAATAGTGGGGTCAAAGTCGCCGATGGTGAGGTTGCAAATCTGCTCCCCCTTCCGAATCATATCGTTTACTTCATTGCCAATTTTGATGATTTCGGAGCCAATCAGGCTGCCTGCCATTCGCGAAACTTGCATGAGAAAAGGTGTTATGGTCGGGCAAATGTACGCCCGATGTGCATAGCGAAGCCAAAGCAAAACGTCCTGGCTCTTGTTTCACCTACTAACTCGGCTCGGAGTTATAGAGTGCCGAAGCCGATAAAGAACCGAGAGAAACCGGCTTTGCGTAAACTTGCACCCTGATACCTGCTGCTCATGCCTGTTCCAGTGCTTGAAATTTCAATTCCTACCCTTGCGGCCCTGCCTGCGGCTGCCGTTCAGGTCCGTGAGGCCCTCCAAGGGCATTCTATCGTTTGCTTCGAAGGCGAAATGGGGGCCGGCAAAACCACGTTTATCAAGGCCTTGTGCGAAACCCTGGGCGTGCCCAGCCGCGACGTAAGTAGCCCAACCTTTGCTCTCGTCAATGAATACCGTGACGCGCACGACCAGCCGATTTACCACTTTGATTTTTACCGTCTCGACTCGCCGACCGAAGCTGAGCAACTTGGTGCGGTAGAGTACTTCGATTCTGGCTATCTTTGCCTCATAGAGTGGCCCAGCCGTATTGAGCCCCTTTTACCTTCCAACCGACTACTTATCCGACTCACCGTTACTGGCGACGAGTCGAGAGAACTAACGATTACAAGCTGAAGATGTTGAATTGTCTGCTGGTGCCGCGTGCAAGGGCAGAACTAAACAGTGCCGCTGACTTGTAGTTGTTGATTCTCGGTTTTTACTTGAAAAAATGCCCGAAGCAGTACCCCCGGATTTGAGTCGCTGGCTACGAGCCGCGCTTACTTCACCCAGGAATCTATGCTGGCCGTGGAAACACGGAAGCGCAAGCTGTTCATCGGGCTGCCGCGCGAGACGTCGCTCCAGGAAAACCGCATCTGCCTCACGCCCGAAGCGGTAAAGCACCTCATCGACGAAGGCCACGAGGTGGTGATGGAGAGCGGGGCCGGCGAACCAAGCAAGTACTCCGACCACGACTATTCCGAAGCCGGCGCCACCATTGCCTACTCGCAAAAGGAAGTCTACGAGGCTGACCTCATCCTGAAAGTGGCGCCACCCACTCAGGACGAAATCGAGTTTCTGAAAGCCAATCAGACCCTGATTTCGGCCTTGCAGTTCGGCACGCTCACCGCCGAATACGTGATGGCCCTCACCCGCAAAAAGGTGAATGCCATCAGCTTCGAGCTTATCAAGGACCCGTCCGGGGCCCGGCCCGTAGTGCGGGCCATGAGCGAAATAGCCGGCTCGACCGTCATGCTGATTGCCGCCGAATATCTGGCCCGCTCCAACGAAGGCAAAGGCATTATTTTAGGTGGTATCACAGGGGTACCGCCATCGCAGGTCGTAATCTTGGGTGCAGGCACCGTGGCGGAGTACGCCGCCCGCGCCGCTACTGGCCTTGGCGCCGAAGTGAAGGTGTTTGACAACCACATTTACAAGCTGCGTCGGCTTAAGCAAAACCTGGGCACCCAGCTCTATACTAGCACCCTCGACACCTTCGCGCTCAGCCAGCAAATCCGCCGCGCCGACGTGGTGATTGGGGCCCTCAACGCTGAAGAAGGCCGCGTACCCTTTATGGTGCCCGAAAACATGGTGGCCAGCATGGCGCCCGGCTCCGTCATCATCGATGTGAGCATCGACCAGGGCGGCTGCTTCGAAACCAGCGAAATGACCACGCACAACAAGCCGGTCTTCCGCAAGTACGACGTCATTCACTACTGCGTACCCAACATTGCCAGCCGTGTACCGCGCACGGCTACCAACGCGCTAAGCAACATCTTCACCCCGATTCTGCAGGAAATCAGCCAACACGGCGGTATCAATGAGGTGCTGTTCACGAACGAGCATTTCCGCTCGGGCGTGTACGTCTACAAAGGCTCTCTCACCAACGCTACCATCGCCAAGCGCTTCAACATGCGCTACAAAGAATTGAGCTTGATGATTGCCGTTCGGAATTAAATGTAGGAGTGGCTATCAAAGAAGAAGCGGGGAGCAATAAACAGAGCTCTGTTTATTTATTAGCTGGTTGCCTATGCTTTTTAATGTCGCTGTTAGCAGACTTTCTTTTCCATAGACCTGTAAGTTCTATTCTACAAGGAATAGCCGGGATAGGGTGTCTTTCTTTTATTGTTAAAAGCTTTGCCTTATCGCTAAAGCAGAGGAAAAATAATCTTTTACTAGGTAAGATAACTTTGTTCTTATCATCTACAATTGTGTTTGTTTTCTTGCTAGTTACTCTGTACATTCTTGCATGGATGTTTCTCTAAAATTGACGTTGCTAGTCTTGTAGAGGCTGCTGAGTCGAATGGTAATTGCAAGACTTCAGCAGCTCATAATAGCTATTAGTGCTGCGGCTATGTAATTATGAGAATGTCCTTTGTGAGTATTTGCTGCTAAACAAGTTACCCTGCCGCTAGCAGCAACGTTTTCCACGCCTCCAGCAGCTTCCCTTCCTCCAGAATCTTCTTGCCGAGCAGCATGAGTTGCTGCCGTTGCTCGGTGGGGTTGCCAAAGTATTGTTGCAGCACGGTGCTGACTAGTGGGTCGTGCTTGAACTCCTGAACCTGCGCGGGCGTGGGTATGGCTTGTACCTCAATGTTGGCGAGGCGGCCCAGGTTGTTGCCAGTCAGGATGTCGGAGGTGCGGATGTGTTCGGGCAGTTGGTCGATGCCGATGCCGAGGTTGCGGTTGGGTTTGGGCACCGTGAACAGGCTGTCGGGCGTTACGCGGCTGTACCAGTCGCCGGCGAGGCGGGCCACGGCGTCGAACTTGTGCGGGTCGATACCAGGGCCAGAATCCAGCAGAATATCTTCGCGGAAGTGGGCTTGCACCACCCGGCAGATAACGAGGTTGCCGCCGCCATTGGAGTCGCCGATGGCAATGATTTGCTCGACTACGCACTCCAACGACACCGGGCATTCGGCTACGCGTGGGGGCCGCACCAAATCGGAAATTAACTCAGTGAGGCCCGCTTTCACGAATTCATTCACCCCTCGCTCGTACTCGGTGCTGGCCAACGACATCTGCTCTACCACCGCATAGTCGCAGATGTTGACTACGCATTCGGGTACCTCGCGCACATTATAGAGCGTGTGTTTTTGCGTGTTGTCGCGTACGCGGTTGGCTGGGGAGAAGATAAGCGTTGCCGGGTTGGAGCTGAACACGTTGAAAAACGAATACGGGCTCAAGTTCACTTCTCCCGTGGCAGAAATGGTGCTCACGAAAGCCACCGGGCGCGGGGCCACAGCACTCAGCAGAAACTGGTGCCACTCCGGACCCGGCAGCGTACCCGGTGTGATAGTGCGAAAAGACATAAGGGTGGGTTAGTGAAGTAGCGGCTTCATGCGTTTCAGAGTTAAGCTAGCGCAATATGCGTGGCTGGAACGTCAAACTCGCTACAGCACGAAGTGCTGCTGCACCTTAATTCGTCCGGAGGGGAGGAAGGGCCGGCTTAGCTTGTAAGGGAAGGGTGATAATGAATTCCGTGTACTCGCCAAATTTGCTTTCCACTCCTAGCGTGCCGCCGTGGCCGCGCGTAATGATGTCGTAGCTAACCCATAGCCCTAAGCCGACTCCTTCGCCATCGGGTTTAGAGGAATAAAAGCGCTGGAAGATATCAGCTAACGAATCTTCGGAAAGCCCCGGCCCGTTGTCGCGCACCCGGATTTCGGCTTGGTCAGCAAGCAAGCGAGTACGCAATGTGACCTGGGGCACGTATTCCTCTTCCGTGGCTTGGCGCTGGCGCTGATGTACTGCATGAAACGCGTTGGTAAACAAGCTAATCAGTACCCGACCTAGCTCCTGTCGTACCACGGGTACAGGAGGGAGGGTTTCATCGGGGTAACAGAATAAGGCTGTGTTAAAATGGCGATTTTTGAGGCGCAGGTCGTTGTATAAGAAGCGCATGTACTCGTTGGCCAGCACGTTCAGATCTGTTGGCTGCCGCTGGGCTGGGCCGGTACTCGAGTAGTCGAGCATGCTGTTTACAAACCCTCGGCTCGTTGGGTGTACATCACAATCTTAGATTGGTATTGGCTGAGGTTGTTGAACATCTCGTCAATCATTTGCTGGTCGTCGATAGGCAGCACGGTTTTGGCCAACTCTTCGCGCAGATCTTGGCACAGCTCGGCGCTGATAGCAGCGAGATTCTTCACGCTGCTCATGGGGTTCTTGATTTCGTGCGCGACGCTGGCCATCAGCTCGCCTAAAGAGGCCATTTTCTCGCGCAGCACCAACTGGCTCTGAGCGGTGCGTAGCTGCTGCACCATGCGGCCTAGCGTGTCGCGCTGCTGAGTGAGTTCTTCCTTCTGCTGGTTTATTTGATTGTTGAGGTATTGGAGCCGCTGGTTGGCTTGCTTTTGCTTATAGATGT contains:
- a CDS encoding TonB-dependent receptor domain-containing protein, with product MHFDFARSSGWFAFLTVALLLPISPLVAQVRLAPVAGIVRASAGATVEGATITLHRALDSVAVKTEFSDPQGRFSLVPTLPGRYLVSGVQLGYGRVWLGPLDVSEVAVPPLTLILTAGALELKGVTVTGQKPLFERLPDRTVVNVENSSLSSGNTVLDVLGRAPGVTVDGNDNLALRGKQGLLVLLDGKRVPFTGTELATLLRSLPAEQVRSIELITNPPAKYDAQGGAGIIAINLKKDQRLGTNGSANASYGRGQYGKFTTDLSLNHRSKAVNVYGTYAYTNRNGFQNLAFDRQYLSDGLLTLRTNQYNGRRVDLESHTWRAGLDYTASNSTTIGAVVSGLASRLPVDGTNNSVFFDDNNTATQRYSARTLSEVRTPNVAGNFTLRHTFRPDSAGTPELTLDADLARYGTNRDLSLATTYEFPQQSPTLLTGNQDGTLTIQSVKADYVRPLPNGLRAEAGAKVSWVRSDNDVLFYNTIDGQTTLDVDQSNGFRYRENINAAYATLSHTGPKLTVAAGLRAEQTNATGRQTLGDNNFDRHYLQLFPNLSLRRTISETHEMGFSLSRRLDRPTYNQLNPFRFWIDPTTYQAGNPYLRPQSNYKAEVTHTYHKLTTGLSYAYTDNPILFVYQLNPNGSVKLTNDNLQAEHYYAFTLSAPLAPTKWWQLYADAELFYVYFEGTFEGSSTLPGRVGAILSANNSFSWGKGWSAELNASYNSREQYGFQVVRSYGQLSVGVQKTVLAGRGTVRLNGTDLLYTAPVRSTSRYAALTENQRRAQDTRVGTVSFGYRFGNSEVTAARKRSTGAEDEKRRAAGQ
- a CDS encoding pyridoxal phosphate-dependent aminotransferase encodes the protein MQVSRMAGSLIGSEIIKIGNEVNDMIRKGEQICNLTIGDFDPTIFPIPAEFQTEITEAYQAGNTNYPPANGMAALREAATTFTKQRLGLEYSPNDVLVAGGSRPLIYATYLALIDPGDRVVFPVPSWNNNHYCHLSSAEPVMVETLPENSFMPTAAELAPHLPGATLLALCSPLNPTGTVFSRQNLLEICDLVLAENQRRQPGEKPLYLLYDQIYWMLTFGETEHFDPVNLRPELRDYVIYIDGISKCLAATGVRVGYAFGPANVVDKMKSILGHVGAWAPKAEQVATAKYLPQATAVDAFMAQFKAKIQRSLDALHDGLQDLKSQGLPVDSMVPMGAIYLTARLDVLGKTTPDGQVLATTKDLTFYLIKEARLALVPFSAFGTSDTAPWFRMSVGGASLESIEAALPRLQAALQALR
- the tsaE gene encoding tRNA (adenosine(37)-N6)-threonylcarbamoyltransferase complex ATPase subunit type 1 TsaE; translated protein: MPVPVLEISIPTLAALPAAAVQVREALQGHSIVCFEGEMGAGKTTFIKALCETLGVPSRDVSSPTFALVNEYRDAHDQPIYHFDFYRLDSPTEAEQLGAVEYFDSGYLCLIEWPSRIEPLLPSNRLLIRLTVTGDESRELTITS
- a CDS encoding alanine dehydrogenase, coding for MLAVETRKRKLFIGLPRETSLQENRICLTPEAVKHLIDEGHEVVMESGAGEPSKYSDHDYSEAGATIAYSQKEVYEADLILKVAPPTQDEIEFLKANQTLISALQFGTLTAEYVMALTRKKVNAISFELIKDPSGARPVVRAMSEIAGSTVMLIAAEYLARSNEGKGIILGGITGVPPSQVVILGAGTVAEYAARAATGLGAEVKVFDNHIYKLRRLKQNLGTQLYTSTLDTFALSQQIRRADVVIGALNAEEGRVPFMVPENMVASMAPGSVIIDVSIDQGGCFETSEMTTHNKPVFRKYDVIHYCVPNIASRVPRTATNALSNIFTPILQEISQHGGINEVLFTNEHFRSGVYVYKGSLTNATIAKRFNMRYKELSLMIAVRN
- a CDS encoding flavin reductase family protein gives rise to the protein MSFRTITPGTLPGPEWHQFLLSAVAPRPVAFVSTISATGEVNLSPYSFFNVFSSNPATLIFSPANRVRDNTQKHTLYNVREVPECVVNICDYAVVEQMSLASTEYERGVNEFVKAGLTELISDLVRPPRVAECPVSLECVVEQIIAIGDSNGGGNLVICRVVQAHFREDILLDSGPGIDPHKFDAVARLAGDWYSRVTPDSLFTVPKPNRNLGIGIDQLPEHIRTSDILTGNNLGRLANIEVQAIPTPAQVQEFKHDPLVSTVLQQYFGNPTEQRQQLMLLGKKILEEGKLLEAWKTLLLAAG
- a CDS encoding sensor histidine kinase, producing the protein MLDYSSTGPAQRQPTDLNVLANEYMRFLYNDLRLKNRHFNTALFCYPDETLPPVPVVRQELGRVLISLFTNAFHAVHQRQRQATEEEYVPQVTLRTRLLADQAEIRVRDNGPGLSEDSLADIFQRFYSSKPDGEGVGLGLWVSYDIITRGHGGTLGVESKFGEYTEFIITLPLQAKPALPPLRTN